In the genome of Streptomyces aquilus, the window GGCGAGGGCGAGGGCGGCGGCGCCGTCACCGAACGTCGCCTCGGCTTCGCCTTCGGCGCCGATGGTGTTCCCACCCGCACCACCCGTGACGGTTTCGATGTCGTCCGCGGGTGGCCCCTGAGGGGCGGACTCGCCGTCGGCGGCCGCGGCGAGGGGGGTGGGGGTGGATTCGGGGGTGGGCTCGGCCTCGGGGGTGGCTGCGGGTTCCGGGGTGGTGTCGGTGGCGGCAGCGGGTTCGGGGGTGGTGTCGGTGGCGGCCTCGGGCTCGGCCTCCGGCTCCGGAGTGGGCTCGGCCTCGGCCTCGGCGGTCGCGGTGGCGGGTTCGGGCTTGGTCTCCGGCTCCGGCTCGGGCTCGGCGTCGGCCTCGGGCAGTGGAGTGGCCTCGGCGGTCGGTTCGGAGGTGGCCTCGGCGGTTGGCTTCGGCTCCTCGACGGCGGGCGTCTCTTCCGCGGTGGGCTCCTCTACGGCCGCCGGCGCTTCGGCAGCGGCAGCCTCGGCCACCGGCTCAGCCTTGGGCTCGGGCTCCGGCTTGGTCTCCGTGACCGGCTCCGGAGTGGACTCCTCCGCAACCGGCTCCTCGACGGGGGCGGTCTCCTCGGCGGCCTCCGGCGCGGGCGCGGGCGTAGCCGCCTCCTCGGCAACGGGCTCCGCCTCGACGACAGGCTCAGCCTCGGAAGCAGCCGCCGCGGGGGCAGCCTCAACCTCGGCAGCGGCCCCCTTCTCGGGCTCGGCACCCTCTACCGCAGGCTCAGCCTCAACCTCAGCGACGGACTCAGCCTCAACCTCAGCCACCGGCTCAGCGCCAGTCTCGGCGACCGGCTCCTCAGCCACCGTCTCAACCTCAGCCTTGACCACCGGCTCAACCTCAGCCACGGGCTCAACCTCAGCCTCGGCCACAGGCTCCTCGGCGACAGGCTCAACCTCAGCCTTGACCACCGGCTCAACCTCAGCCACCGGCTCAACCTCAGCCACCGGCTCAACCTCAGCCTCGGCGGCAGGTTCAGTCTCGGCGACCGGCTCCTCAACCGCCCGCTCCTCGGCCCCGGCCACCCCAACCGTCAGCCCCTCGTCCGCCGACGTCTGGCGAGGCACCGTCACGTTGTCGAAGGCCGCCGCCACCAGATCGTGCTCGTCCTTGGTCGACAGGGACGTCGACGCAGACGAGGACGCGGAAGTCGCTGCCGACGGGCGCTGCTCCGGGACCTCGGCCTTGGTCTCCGGCTCGGGCGCCGCGGGCGCCGGCACCGTCGCCTGAGCGGTCGGCTGCGTCCCCTCCGCACCCTCTGCCTCGGCGGTACGCCCCTTGCGTGAGCGGCCGAACGCGTTCCGCAGGAGAGTGAGAATGCCCATGTGCGCAACCCTTCGCATGAGTTGATGCCCGTCAATCCCTGGCCAGGACGGACACGTAAGGTTAGCGGCCCTGGAGGGGGATCTTGGGCCGGGGAGGGCATCGGAAGCCGCTCCCGTCAAGGGTCGTATTCGGTCTTACCGCGCAACCCGACCCCAACTCCCACCCCGCTACTCCGCATTCACCGCGCGTTCATCGCCAGTCCCCGCTCCCGCACCGACCGGCCCCTAGCGTCCATGGCGCGGATTCAAGGGGAGTCCAAGGGGAAGCAAGGGGATGACAAAGTGCGCATACCGCTGCCGTTGATCAGTACGCCGTCGTCGGACGGACACCAGGGCGGGCGTTCCGCCATGACCTGCCTCTACCGGTGCGGCAACGCCTGTTTCCACGAGGTGCCGAACACCAGCGGCAACGAGTACGTCGGTGACGTCATCGCCGCTGCCCTCAGCCGCCGTTCCCTGATGCGGACCGCCGCCGTCGTCACCGTGGCCGCCGCGGCCGGCGCCACCGTCGTCGGCGCCCCGCAGGCCCACGCCGCGACCGGCACGGCGC includes:
- a CDS encoding VWA domain-containing protein; this translates as MGILTLLRNAFGRSRKGRTAEAEGAEGTQPTAQATVPAPAAPEPETKAEVPEQRPSAATSASSSASTSLSTKDEHDLVAAAFDNVTVPRQTSADEGLTVGVAGAEERAVEEPVAETEPAAEAEVEPVAEVEPVAEVEPVVKAEVEPVAEEPVAEAEVEPVAEVEPVVKAEVETVAEEPVAETGAEPVAEVEAESVAEVEAEPAVEGAEPEKGAAAEVEAAPAAAASEAEPVVEAEPVAEEAATPAPAPEAAEETAPVEEPVAEESTPEPVTETKPEPEPKAEPVAEAAAAEAPAAVEEPTAEETPAVEEPKPTAEATSEPTAEATPLPEADAEPEPEPETKPEPATATAEAEAEPTPEPEAEPEAATDTTPEPAAATDTTPEPAATPEAEPTPESTPTPLAAAADGESAPQGPPADDIETVTGGAGGNTIGAEGEAEATFGDGAAALALAKAGLTTARAKTYLVLDRSASMRPYYKDGSAQALADQTLALATHLTPDTEDTEDTPSVHVVFFSTEVDGTLDLTPASPKDAIDEAHAGLGRMGRTSYHAAVEAVLAHYDKTTTPGENTPALVVFQTDGAPDAKTPATQALTEAAKTHPSVFFSFVAFGEHENKAFDYLRKLKTDNTAFFHAGPTPKELTDAELYDGVLIDWRP